TAGCGAGCAACAGGAGGGGATCAATTGTCGCCGCTCCGCCATTGGCGTAGTCTCCAGCAGTGCGTTTTCTCGAGACCCCGATCTTCGCGGAGGATGTGCCGAGCGTGCAGGGCTGAAGTCCGCACTCCAGGCGCAACCCCGATTGCCGTTACTGCCAGCGGTGATCGAGCACCACAACAGCAAGGAGGGGATGATTATGGCCTCGGCACATGAAGCGTTCTGGACCCATTCGAGCTACGCCTTCGTTGGTCACTCCGCCCTCAAGGGTTTTCCGCAGATCAGTTACGGCGAAGCGAAGAAGAGCGGCAAGAAGGTTTTCGCGGTCGATCCCTCCGTCGCCCAGATCAACGGCGACAGGACCTACCCCAACCTGCGATCCTTACCGGAGAAGGTTGACGCGGTGGTCCTCGAAGTACCGCGGGGGGAAACCCTGGACCTGGTGCGACAAGCGGCGGACGCGGGCATCAAGAACGTGTGGGTTCACATGAACCGCGATACGCCGGAAACCATCGAGTTCGCCAAGCAGAAGGGAATGAACATCCTGACCGGCACCTGCGCGGTGATGTACGTGGCCCAGGGTTTCACCTACCACTCGATCCACAAGTGGCTGAACAAGCTGCTCGGCAAGTACTGAGGACGGAGGCGCCCCTTCAGGACGTTGCGTCGATCCGGTCATTGAGGCGCCATCTTCGTCGTTTCGGACGCCAAAAGTTGTCGACTCGCGACCATCGACTGTCGATTTCAAGCTTCGTAGACTGGGCCTAGTCCGAACCGCCGACGCCGCTGTCGATCAGACAGGCGTTGCCGAACGCCGTTGCCCGCGACACGTGCTCCACCGCGTGGGCGGCATAGGCCTGCTCCTCGGACGTGCCAGCCTGCCGGATCTTCCGTTTGAAGATCTGCCGCAGCACCTCAACGCCCAACGAGATGGCCACGCCGGGCTTCAGGAACGTCGTCTTGGGTTTGACGCCGGTCATCGCCGCACCGAACTCGGACATGAACGCATCCCCTTGGCGCTGCGCCACGACGTTGGCCGCATCCAAGAACAACGGGAATCGATAGGTTATCCGGGCGCCCACCGCCGAGGCGCGGAAGTCGCGCCCGAAGGCCGACATCCAGCGCGTGTGATACGCCAGACATGCCTGCTCGGAGAACTCTCCGCTGGCAAACAGCTGGTGGATGGTTTGCGCCGCCAGCTTGCCGCCGATCATGCCGGTGTGAATGCCTTCGCCGGTGAGTGGATCGGTCTGCCCCGCCGCATCGCCGACCGCCATGAACTGTCGGGCCGTGCTCCGCGCCTCGCCGCCCAAGCGGATCGGCGCGATCCTCACCCGCTCCAGCGGCTCGGCCCGCGGCCCCAGCGCGCGCTGCACGAAGGGATCCCGCTTGATCTCGTTCTCGTACACATCCGCCAGCCGATCGTTGGTGAGGGCACCGCCGGGAATGACGTAGGCCCCCACATCGATGTCGTCGTTGTAGTGGCGAAACAGCGCGACATATCCCGGCAAGATGTACTTCGGGTAGAAGAGCACGCCGCCGGACTTGAAGTTGTGCGTGCCGCCGCGGATATACTGGCGGCTCGCCACGGCCTGAGGTGGGGTGGTCACCACGCCAAGGGCGCGCGCCAAACGGCTGTTCGCCCCGTCGGCTGCCACCAGCATCTTGGCGCGGAACTCCCTGCCATCGTGGCAGCGGACCGCCCACCAGCCGTCGTCTTCGAGCGCCGCCCGCGCAACATTCGCATCCTCGAACAGCTCCGCGCCAACTTCCGCCGCGCGGCGGGCGATGCGCTCATCACAAATGATCCGCTTGATGGCGTAGCAGCGGGTACCGGGAGCCCCACCGCCTTCGCTGACGCTCACGTAGCTCTCCCCCGAAGGCGAGATGAAGCCGCCGGAAGTCGTGTCGCGCACCAGGCCCTCGGCTTCGAGCCGCTGCAGAACACCCATATCCTCCAGGATGTCGAGCGCAGGGGCACACCAGGCGTCACCGCAGTACTTGTCGCGCGGGAAGCTGGCCTTCTCGAGCAGCGCAACCCGCCTGCCGCCCGTGGCCAGGTAGTACGCGGCGGTCGCGCCGGCCGGCCCGGCTCCGACCACGATCACGTCGTACTGTTGCAGATCGGCCCGCGGCATCATGGGAAGTACCCCCCTACCCCTCTTCTCACCCTGTCCCTGCCCCCACCAGCACATCGTTGGCGTGCATGGTGTCCATATACTCCTTGAAGGCAGAGACCTTGCCGTCGCGGATGATCATCAAAAAGTGATACTGGTTGTTATAGATCTTGCCGCTGACGTGACGCCCATATGACTCGGCCTCGATCGCCACGCGTTCGTCCTCGGCCGTGATCCCCTTGATGGTGAACTTCAAACCCTCCGGAAACAGCGACAGGATCGCGTCCATCCCTTGAATGGCCTGCGTCTTCGTGAACGTGCCGGAGAACGGCAGCGAGCCCGCGGTCCAAAGCTCGGCATCGGCGGCGTACAGCTTGGCAATGGCCGCGCTGTCGGCCCGGTTCAGCGCCGCGAAAAACTCGCGCGCGATCTGTTTGTTTTCTTCCAGATGATGATCGTCACACATGGTTACACCCTCCTCATGACATCGTCGCGGAACTTCTCGAACTGGCGACGGAGACCGTTGAGATCGCGCTGCAATGCAGCGATCACCATTCGATCAACGCCCATGTCAGCGTAGGACTGAGCGCATTGTAGGTCGGCGCTGCCGACACAGGTGATCGTGATGGCGTCGGGGTCTCGCCCGTGCTGCCGCGCGGTCTCGGCCATGATCGCACGCAACGAGGCCAGCTGGTCTGCCGACACGCCGAGCGGAAAGAAGCCATCGCCCAAGCGCCCCGCGCGTCGCGCCGCCGCGGTGGTGTGACCGCCAACCACAATCGGCACGCCACCGGCCTGCACTGGCTTGGGTTTTGAGACCACCCGGTCGAAGTTGACGAACTCTCCCTTGAAGCTGGCGACGGGCTCCTGCCACAGCGTACGCATGACGGCAACGTACTCATCCGCCCTCCGTCCGCGGTTGTCAAAACAGGTTCCGACCGCGTCGGCCTCCTCGCGCACCCAACCCATGCCGATGCCCAACTCGACGCGTCCGCCAGACAAACGATCGAGGCTCGCCAACTCCTTGGCCAGGATCAGCGGGTTGCGCTGCGGCAAAATGAGGACGCCGGTCGCCAAGCGGATGCGCGTGGTGGCCGCCGCCACGTAGCTGAGCCACAGCAGCGGGTCAGGCTGCTGCACGTCGGCGGTAAATGGCGAGCGGCCGCTGGGGTCGTACGGATAGATGGACTCGTAGGCCACCGCCATGATGACGTGCTCCACCACCCAGATCGATTCAAAGCCGTACTCCTCAGCCATCTGCGCGAAGGCAATGGCGAAGGCTCCGTCCTCGACCGGGGCCATTCCGTATGGGGGGATCACTCCGAACTTCATTGAGCACGCCAGCGTATCATGTCCAGCCTTATAGCTGGACTACACGGCACTCGGGAAGCGAGAACTGGGTCTTTACTCACCTGTGCCCAGCTGGAAGGATACCGGAGCGCGATGACGAATGGCGAACACGATAATCTCGCCGCCGATGCCGAGTGGGACGCGGGTGACATGGGCTGCGGGGAGCTGGTTCTTGAACTGCGGTTGCGCCTGCAGGCCATGGCCCCGGGCAGCATTCTCAAGCTGACCGCCCGCGACCTGGGTGCGCCCGAGGACCTGCCGGCATGGTGCGGCATGACCGGGCATACCTTGCTCAAAGCACAGCATCCTGAATACTGGATCAGAAGAAGGGAGCGTTGAAACGATGGCGAACAAGTTCTGTGTGAGTCTGACCTGTTCCAAGGATAACACCGACAAGGCGACGGTGGGCTTCGTGATCGCGAACGCGGCGGTGGCCTCTGACAAGGACACCCTGGTGTTCCTCAGCATTGAAGGCGTGCGCCTGTCGCAGCACGGCTACGCCGATGACATCCACGAGGCAGGTTTTGCGCCCCTCAAGGAACTGATGGAGAACTTCGTCAAAGCGGGCGGCAAGGTGTGGGTATGTTCGCCCTGCTTCAAGAAGCGCGGGCTCGACGAGAGCAAGCTGATCGCCGGCGCCACCATCGTCGGCGGCGCCAAGCTGGTCGAGTTTCTGTCCGACGGCAGCCCCTGCGTCAGCTACTGAGCGGCACAACGATGGATGCACCTGCCGGCGTCCCGGAGCCGGATGCCGTCTGCGATGGCGGAGACCTCGACTGTGGCAGCGGCTTGTTGCTGATCATCCGCAACGCCATGGCGCCGTTGGCGGCCGGCGGGGTACTGGAGGTGCGCAGCCGCGAGATCAGCGTCCGAGAGGACCTG
This DNA window, taken from Candidatus Binatia bacterium, encodes the following:
- a CDS encoding CoA-binding protein — protein: MASAHEAFWTHSSYAFVGHSALKGFPQISYGEAKKSGKKVFAVDPSVAQINGDRTYPNLRSLPEKVDAVVLEVPRGETLDLVRQAADAGIKNVWVHMNRDTPETIEFAKQKGMNILTGTCAVMYVAQGFTYHSIHKWLNKLLGKY
- a CDS encoding LLM class F420-dependent oxidoreductase, with the protein product MKFGVIPPYGMAPVEDGAFAIAFAQMAEEYGFESIWVVEHVIMAVAYESIYPYDPSGRSPFTADVQQPDPLLWLSYVAAATTRIRLATGVLILPQRNPLILAKELASLDRLSGGRVELGIGMGWVREEADAVGTCFDNRGRRADEYVAVMRTLWQEPVASFKGEFVNFDRVVSKPKPVQAGGVPIVVGGHTTAAARRAGRLGDGFFPLGVSADQLASLRAIMAETARQHGRDPDAITITCVGSADLQCAQSYADMGVDRMVIAALQRDLNGLRRQFEKFRDDVMRRV
- a CDS encoding DsrE family protein, giving the protein MANKFCVSLTCSKDNTDKATVGFVIANAAVASDKDTLVFLSIEGVRLSQHGYADDIHEAGFAPLKELMENFVKAGGKVWVCSPCFKKRGLDESKLIAGATIVGGAKLVEFLSDGSPCVSY
- a CDS encoding nuclear transport factor 2 family protein — protein: MCDDHHLEENKQIAREFFAALNRADSAAIAKLYAADAELWTAGSLPFSGTFTKTQAIQGMDAILSLFPEGLKFTIKGITAEDERVAIEAESYGRHVSGKIYNNQYHFLMIIRDGKVSAFKEYMDTMHANDVLVGAGTG
- a CDS encoding sulfurtransferase TusA family protein, translating into MTNGEHDNLAADAEWDAGDMGCGELVLELRLRLQAMAPGSILKLTARDLGAPEDLPAWCGMTGHTLLKAQHPEYWIRRRER
- a CDS encoding geranylgeranyl reductase family protein, which codes for MMPRADLQQYDVIVVGAGPAGATAAYYLATGGRRVALLEKASFPRDKYCGDAWCAPALDILEDMGVLQRLEAEGLVRDTTSGGFISPSGESYVSVSEGGGAPGTRCYAIKRIICDERIARRAAEVGAELFEDANVARAALEDDGWWAVRCHDGREFRAKMLVAADGANSRLARALGVVTTPPQAVASRQYIRGGTHNFKSGGVLFYPKYILPGYVALFRHYNDDIDVGAYVIPGGALTNDRLADVYENEIKRDPFVQRALGPRAEPLERVRIAPIRLGGEARSTARQFMAVGDAAGQTDPLTGEGIHTGMIGGKLAAQTIHQLFASGEFSEQACLAYHTRWMSAFGRDFRASAVGARITYRFPLFLDAANVVAQRQGDAFMSEFGAAMTGVKPKTTFLKPGVAISLGVEVLRQIFKRKIRQAGTSEEQAYAAHAVEHVSRATAFGNACLIDSGVGGSD